The genomic DNA TCGCCGATCAGGCGATATTCGTAGTGGCGCTGATCCAGCGCGAACGGCTCGATGCGCTGCGGAAACAGATTGATCAAGGGCAGACAATTGAGCCGCAGCAAGTGATGATCGTAGGCATTTTCCTTAGACGGCGGCACATCCAGCAGGAACAGCAGTTCGAACTGCGTGTCCAGGCCGGTCAGGTCGAGCCCGGCCACCTCGAAGAACAGAAACTTCTGCGGAAACGCAAAATACTCCTGCAGCAAACGATAGCCAGGGTGCGTCAAGGGATTGGTGCCCAGCACCGCCTCGTCCTGACCGAAACCGCACCATTGCAGCTGATCCGCGTCCAGGTAGCGCAGCTCGCCCGTATCGGGGATGCGCACCGCCATGCGCACCAGGTGCAGCGCAAGCGCGTCGTAGAGCGAATACGCCTGCTTGTTTTCCGCGTTGATGCAGAACCGCAACATCGGCATCTTCATCGCATGGATCGGCTCCTTGCCCAGCCGGGTCACGGTGGCGCGCACGATGGATGCGGTACGGGTGTCGGACGGATCCAGCGGATAGGCATTCGCCGCCATCACATCCAGATGCGTCACTTTCAGCGGCCACAGGGGTGTGGCATAGCAGGTACGGAACCTGCATCGCACCTGCTGGCCCAGGTCGTTGCTGGCGAGCGCATACACGTAACGGCCGCGCTCCAGGGTTGCTCCATGCGCGAAGTTGGCGCCATCCGGGCGCACCTCGACTTCGCCAATCATCATCGACGGCAGCGGCGCTTCAAGATGCGGATACAGCAGACCCAGCAGCGCATTGGGCAGCACCGCCTGATCGGTCTCCAACTGGTAGCGCAAGCGCCCGGCCAGCCAGGCGAATGACTGCATCAGCATTTCCACGTGCGGATCGCTGCTGCGCCCGCCGCTCAGTTCCAGCGCCTTGGCGATCGCCGGGTA from Dyella sp. GSA-30 includes the following:
- the tssF gene encoding type VI secretion system baseplate subunit TssF translates to MNADSPRLKIWFEQELTSLRNEAVDFGASYPAIAKALELSGGRSSDPHVEMLMQSFAWLAGRLRYQLETDQAVLPNALLGLLYPHLEAPLPSMMIGEVEVRPDGANFAHGATLERGRYVYALASNDLGQQVRCRFRTCYATPLWPLKVTHLDVMAANAYPLDPSDTRTASIVRATVTRLGKEPIHAMKMPMLRFCINAENKQAYSLYDALALHLVRMAVRIPDTGELRYLDADQLQWCGFGQDEAVLGTNPLTHPGYRLLQEYFAFPQKFLFFEVAGLDLTGLDTQFELLFLLDVPPSKENAYDHHLLRLNCLPLINLFPQRIEPFALDQRHYEYRLIGDEQNHRYCEIYSLEQLVSIRPDRSPRPIAPYFSLDDLQQMDKLDYFYATRREVNQTGAVHGTETYVSFLDPEFNVQQPAEEMIGGTALCTNRRLPSQLLVGSVLYLEGAGPVTSLKVASKPTPNQPPQMVGERPWALASQLCLNHLSLVDGHRGPPVLKNMLRLHVGPASLTGYRQIDGLRALSSRRIQKRMPRREVWRGFVDCLQVRAQVDLGHFEGGSAVLFGSVLHHFLALYAEVNTVVELILESSDRRGELKSWQPLTGAQVNL